Proteins encoded together in one Terriglobus saanensis SP1PR4 window:
- the nagA gene encoding N-acetylglucosamine-6-phosphate deacetylase gives MATTLTAKQLITATGVLDNPLITLEGDRIAAVSSRASTEASSVTHDFGEAILTAGLLDIHIHGAAGHDVMEGTPSALHTVSAHLAKTGVTEYLATTVTASLDSTYHALDALATGIERTPEGDAAKIIGIHLEGPFVSHAKKGMHPTEFIIPPTVNLLNKFWDASRGHISLITIAPELPNALDTIAHAKELGIRISIGHSNAVKSEALAGIAAGATNATHTFNAMRALNHREPGILGVALDDDKLFADLICDGIHVAPELIRLWLKAKGPKQAILITDAMEAMGMPNGTYKLGGTEVQVKDGRCTSAEGVLAGSVLSLDQAVANLQTFTGADLPTAIRLATANPARMLGLPEALIEGAPANFNVYLPSGRRTQTILRGQLL, from the coding sequence ATGGCAACAACTCTCACAGCAAAGCAACTCATCACCGCAACAGGCGTCCTCGATAATCCTCTGATCACGCTCGAAGGAGACCGCATCGCCGCGGTCTCCTCCCGCGCAAGTACAGAAGCTTCCAGCGTCACGCACGACTTCGGCGAAGCCATCCTCACCGCCGGTCTCCTCGACATCCACATCCACGGCGCAGCCGGGCACGACGTCATGGAAGGCACACCCTCCGCCCTCCACACCGTCTCCGCGCACCTTGCGAAGACAGGCGTAACGGAATACCTCGCCACCACCGTCACGGCTTCGCTCGACTCTACGTACCATGCCCTAGATGCCCTTGCGACGGGCATCGAACGCACGCCCGAAGGGGATGCGGCGAAGATCATCGGCATTCACCTCGAAGGCCCCTTCGTCTCGCACGCCAAGAAAGGCATGCACCCGACCGAGTTCATCATTCCTCCTACGGTGAACCTGCTCAATAAGTTCTGGGACGCGTCACGCGGCCACATCAGTCTGATCACGATCGCTCCGGAGCTCCCCAATGCGCTCGACACCATCGCACACGCCAAAGAACTTGGGATCCGCATCTCCATCGGCCACTCCAACGCTGTGAAGTCCGAGGCTCTCGCGGGCATCGCCGCAGGAGCCACCAACGCGACGCACACCTTCAACGCCATGCGCGCTCTCAATCATCGCGAGCCGGGCATTCTCGGCGTTGCTCTGGACGACGACAAGCTCTTTGCCGACCTCATCTGCGACGGCATCCACGTTGCTCCTGAACTGATTCGCCTCTGGCTCAAAGCAAAAGGTCCCAAACAGGCCATTCTCATCACCGATGCGATGGAAGCCATGGGCATGCCCAATGGCACCTACAAACTCGGCGGCACCGAAGTCCAGGTCAAAGACGGCCGCTGCACTTCGGCGGAAGGCGTTCTCGCCGGAAGCGTGCTCTCTTTGGATCAGGCCGTAGCCAACCTGCAGACCTTTACCGGTGCTGATCTCCCCACGGCGATTCGTCTGGCCACCGCAAACCCCGCCCGCATGCTGGGTCTGCCCGAAGCCCTCATCGAAGGCGCTCCCGCAAACTTCAATGTCTACCTCCCCTCCGGCCGCCGCACCCAAACCATCCTCCGCGGCCAACTCCTCTAA
- a CDS encoding beta-N-acetylhexosaminidase — MHLHRLRLLPFAACVLAPFALSAQLALIPMPREVHDAAPINVVNGVSIVCNQCDKEDSFAADDLGKALFERGISVASTTAPQIALMRTNSAEAKSAMSNAHITWTADMDAEGYVILPAGNGIAVIGSTPSGVFYGAQTAKQLVDANKMLHTATIRDWPTLKIRGLDDDLSRGPVPTLDFQKKQIRILASFKLNVYSPYFEHTMQYASQPLIAPPGGSISAADARELVAYAAKYHITVIPEQEAFGHVHYLLNYEQYSPLSETPHGQVMAPGQPGSLQLTKQMFIELSQIYPSPYLHVGADETNELGRGQTKADVDTRGLGAVYLDYMQKIVAELKPLNRKILFWGDIAMHDPALVKALPQTFKDSVIALGWEYNPQPKGFAPWIKPYIDAGIECWVSPGVNNWSRVYPNNNMMFANIQKFTAEGQQGGCTGQLNTIWNDDGEGLINSDWYGILYGAAAAWQQGEAPIPQFQSAYGAVFHGDATGKIDEAQKEMMLAHALLKDNFKQSDGSDLLFWVDPWSPDGQHLGDLIRPYTSELRLHAERAIVLVRQARMTANLRETDALDALELGARRMDLIGLKFQVTDEIANYYALASKNQTSKVKTDRSLVGSSLGAINGVNGKLQDLRDGYSLTRDLYEQAWLKSYRPYWLHNNLARYDLTTQLWLSRIDKVRSAQRQWTATQTIPTATELGIPAPPVTAAH, encoded by the coding sequence ATGCATCTTCATCGGCTTCGCCTGCTTCCCTTCGCTGCCTGCGTGCTCGCGCCCTTCGCCCTTTCGGCCCAACTCGCGCTCATCCCAATGCCGCGCGAAGTCCACGATGCGGCTCCGATCAACGTCGTTAACGGTGTCTCCATCGTCTGCAATCAGTGCGACAAAGAGGACTCCTTCGCCGCCGACGATCTGGGCAAGGCCCTCTTCGAGCGTGGTATCTCCGTCGCCTCCACCACAGCGCCGCAGATCGCCCTTATGCGCACGAACTCCGCCGAGGCCAAATCCGCCATGTCGAATGCCCACATCACCTGGACCGCCGACATGGACGCCGAGGGATACGTGATCCTTCCCGCCGGAAACGGCATCGCCGTCATCGGCAGCACACCCTCCGGCGTCTTCTATGGTGCACAGACGGCCAAGCAGCTCGTGGATGCGAACAAGATGCTCCACACCGCGACCATCCGCGACTGGCCTACCCTGAAGATTCGCGGTCTCGACGACGATCTCTCGCGCGGCCCCGTTCCGACGCTCGACTTCCAGAAGAAGCAGATTCGTATCCTTGCTTCCTTCAAGCTCAACGTCTATTCGCCCTACTTTGAACACACCATGCAGTACGCCTCGCAGCCGCTCATAGCGCCGCCGGGAGGCTCCATCTCCGCCGCTGACGCCCGCGAGCTCGTCGCCTACGCCGCGAAGTACCACATCACCGTCATTCCCGAGCAGGAAGCCTTCGGCCACGTTCACTACCTGCTCAACTACGAGCAGTACTCGCCACTCTCCGAAACGCCGCACGGACAGGTCATGGCTCCCGGCCAGCCCGGTTCCCTCCAGCTCACCAAGCAGATGTTCATCGAACTCTCGCAGATCTATCCCAGCCCCTATCTCCATGTGGGTGCGGATGAGACCAACGAACTCGGCCGTGGCCAGACCAAGGCCGACGTCGATACACGCGGTCTCGGCGCGGTCTACCTCGACTACATGCAGAAGATCGTTGCGGAGCTCAAGCCGCTCAACCGCAAGATACTCTTCTGGGGCGACATCGCCATGCACGATCCAGCGCTCGTCAAGGCGCTTCCGCAGACCTTCAAGGACTCTGTGATCGCTCTCGGTTGGGAGTACAACCCGCAACCCAAGGGCTTCGCTCCCTGGATCAAGCCCTACATCGACGCAGGCATCGAGTGCTGGGTCTCTCCGGGCGTGAACAACTGGTCGCGCGTCTACCCGAATAACAACATGATGTTCGCCAACATCCAGAAGTTCACCGCCGAAGGTCAGCAGGGCGGCTGCACCGGCCAGCTCAACACCATCTGGAACGACGATGGCGAAGGCCTCATCAACTCCGACTGGTACGGCATCCTCTATGGAGCCGCCGCCGCCTGGCAGCAGGGAGAGGCTCCCATTCCGCAGTTCCAATCCGCCTACGGTGCAGTCTTCCACGGTGACGCCACTGGCAAGATCGACGAGGCCCAGAAGGAGATGATGCTTGCGCACGCCCTTCTGAAGGACAACTTCAAGCAGTCCGATGGCTCCGACCTCCTCTTTTGGGTCGATCCCTGGTCGCCGGACGGTCAGCACCTCGGAGACCTCATTCGTCCCTATACTTCGGAGCTTCGCCTCCATGCAGAGCGCGCCATTGTGCTCGTCCGCCAGGCCCGTATGACCGCCAACCTGCGTGAGACCGATGCCCTCGATGCTCTCGAACTCGGTGCTCGTCGCATGGACCTCATCGGTCTGAAGTTCCAGGTCACAGACGAGATCGCCAACTACTACGCTCTTGCTTCAAAGAACCAGACGAGCAAGGTGAAGACCGATCGTTCCCTGGTCGGAAGCTCTCTCGGCGCGATCAACGGCGTCAATGGCAAGCTGCAGGACCTGCGCGACGGCTACTCTCTCACGCGCGATCTCTACGAACAGGCCTGGCTCAAGAGCTACCGCCCCTACTGGTTGCATAACAACCTAGCTCGTTACGATCTCACCACCCAGCTCTGGCTCTCGCGTATCGACAAGGTCCGCTCCGCCCAGCGCCAGTGGACCGCCACGCAGACCATCCCCACCGCAACAGAACTCGGTATTCCGGCACCCCCGGTCACGGCGGCTCACTGA